A region of the Microcystis aeruginosa FD4 genome:
GTTTTTAACTGTCCATTGGAAGGGAATTGTGGTTCCTGAGATAGCGTTACTGGGAGCACCAGTAATACTTGGAATTAGATCGGGGTATCCTAGAGTGATGGGAAGTGCTTGAGCATTATTATTGTCATTGGTTTCTGATTGATTGCGACTTCCATCAGCGACAAAAAGCAAATAACGCTCCCCAGCCAAAGCAATATTATTCGGTAAGGTAATATTACGAGTAATTGTATAGCTTCCGTCTGCGGCTAAGGGAGTTTGACTGTCAATATATTCTCCAGTTATGTAGGTGTCTGATACCATTTTTCAAAAGTAATGACAGAGATGGTTATGCCTGGTGCATCTCAATTTTGTCGAAATATCCAGATGACATTTTGGGCGCACGCGGTGCGCCCCTACCATTGGCGAAATAATATTATTGTAGGGGCGAATTGCATTCGCCCTCTTTGAACAACTTCTGCTGCTCACCTTAAGTGAGAGAAAATCACCAATAGGATACCATTTTTCTTTATTCGCGTCACAACGAATGCAGGCTTGGCAAGCATTCGAGCGTGGATGTCTGTCATGGATTTAGAAATTTGGTATGAGTTATCTAAACTTGCGTCATTAGAAACATAAATATAATCGTACCAATTCCCATTGGCCGCACCGTTTCCTTGATTCTTGACTGTCCAGGAAACGTTAATATTACTCCCAACTACTGCTGTATTGGGTGCGGTGACATTGGTAATTGTTAAATCTGAGGCTGAAAAATTGATGGGGATAATCAAACGATTATTACCTTCACTCGTCTCTGGTTGATTTTGATTGCCGTCGGTTACAAAAATTAAATAGCGATCGCCAACTAAAGCTGCATTATTCGGTAAGGTGATATTGCGAGTGGCTGTATAACTTCCGTCTGCTGCTAGGGGAGTTTGACTGTCGATATATTCAGAGACGATAGAAATATCAGAACTATCAACTACTTGATCGCTAGAAACATAGACATAATCATACCAGTTTGCATTAGCAGGTGTTGTCCCTTGATTTTTAACTGTCCAAGAGAGAGTGATCGTTTCTCCTGCTGAGGCTCGTTGCGGTGCGGTAGCATTGGTAATCGTTAAATCGGGAATGCCAATACTAATGGGAACTGCTTTAACATTGTTATTATTATTAGTTTCTCCTTGCTTATCGTTTCTATCAGTAGCAAATAGTAGATAATAATTTCCTGAAGGACGATTAGGTAAGGTAATATTTTTATTGATTGTGTAACTTCCACCTGCTGCTAGAGGTGTTTGAGTAGCAATGGATTCAGAAGTAACTAAAGTATCAGAATAATCTAAGTTCTGATCGTCTGACAGATAAACGTAATCTTGCCAATCTGCGGGTGCTTCAACGTTTCCTTGATTGGTGACTTTCCAAGAAACATCCATCATTCCCCCAGATGATGCTTGCGTGGGAGCAGTTACGTCGCTGACAATTAAATCAGGAGCAGTTAAAGTAATGGGAATCGCTTTAACATTATTGTTTTCATTGGTTTCTCCTTGATTACTAGAACCATCTGTCACCAATAAAAGATAGCGATTACCAGTCGCGGTACTAGGAAGAAAAATATCTTTATTAATGGTATAACTTCCATTAGCAGCTAGGGGAGTTTGACTGTAAATTAACTCCTCTGTCACTAAGGTATCTGTCCCTCCTAATATCTGATCATCAGAAATATAAATTTTGTCGTACCAGTCTGCTTTTGCTGATACATTACCTTGATTTTTTACTGTCCAAGCAACATTAACAGTGCTGCCTAAAATTGCCGTATTAGGAGCAGTAAAACTAGCAACTGTTAAATCAGGAACTCCCAGGGTAATGGCAACAGCTTTAACATTATTATTTTCATTGGTTTCTGCTTGCTGATATTGACCATAATAATTATAATAATTGTAGCCATAGTCAGTAACAAATAATAAATATCCATCTCCAGAAAAAGAGCTAGAACTGGGTAAAGTTAAATTGCGATTGATCGTATAACTTCCATCTGCTGCTAGAGGAGTTTGAGTAGAAATATATTCTTGATTAAGATAAGTGTCATTCCCTAACTGATTGTCTTGAGAAAGAAGAACTGTATCATACCAATCTGCATTAGCTGGAACAGTTCCTTGATTTTTCACTGTCCAGGATACACTGATTGTGCTACCATTATCTGCTTGAATTGGTGCGGTTGCATCTGTTACCAACAAATCGGGTTTTTGGAGCGTTATCGGGACAACTTTCAGGTTATTATTCTCATTAGTTTCTCCTTGCTGACTTCCTCGATCAGTAGCAAAAATCAAATAACTATTTTCCAGTAGATTGTTATAATAAATACCTGTATTGGGCAAGGTAAAAGTTTTAGTGATAGAATAGCTACCGTTGGGAGCTAATGGGGTTTGAGTTGTAATTGATTCACGACCCAAAAAAATATCATCACTATAATAATAATAAGAATAATTTAACCATTGATCGCTAGAAAGATAAACATCATCGTACCAATCTGTAGGAGCATCAACAGTTCCTTGATTTGTCACCTTCCAAGTTACCTGAATTTGTCCACCTACAATTCCTGTCTGAGGTGCAGTTACCTCACTGATAATTAAATCAGGAGCATCTAAAGTAATGGGAACTACAAAGGTATTATTACTTTCATCGGTTTCACCCTGATTGTTATTCCGATCTGCATAGAAAATCAAATAACGATTTCCTGTTGCTGCATTGGTAGGAATTGTAATATTTTTGCTAATATTATAAGTTCCATCAGCAGCTAAGGGAGTCTGACTATCAATGTATTGTGAACCATCGCCAACTTGTAAATCATAAGTATCCCATTTGTCATCATTGGAAACATACACATAATCATACCAGTTAGCAGGAGCGTTAACAGTTCCGCTATTTTTCACCGTCCAGGAAACGTTAATATTCTGGTTTAAAATTGCTGTACTTGGTGCAGTTGCAGAAACAATTTTTAAATCCGGCGCACTCAGTTTAATTGGGACTGCTTTAACATTATTATTATCATCGGTTTCACCTTGAGATTTATCCCTATCAGTGACGAAAAGTAAATAGCGATCACCTATTCCTGAATTGGCGGGGAGAGTAATTGTTTGGTTTTGGCTATAGCTCAAATTAGCTGTTAAAGAATTGTTCCGGTAAAAGCTATTAACATAAATATCTGAACTATCATATAGGGGATTGCTGGAAACATAAATATGATCACTCCAACCTGCATTAGCTGAGATAGTACCCTGATTAGTAACTGTCCAGGAAACATTGATATTACTACTTAAAACTGCTGAATCAGGAGCCGTTGCTGCGGACAATATTAAATCAGGTCCCGCAATGGTGATAGGTACAGCTAGAATATTATTGGTTTCACTGGTTTCAAGTTGATAGTTATCTCTATCCGTAGCAAAAATTAAGTAAAGTTGTCCGGCGGGTAGGCTGTTAGATAAAGTAAGGCTACGATTAATTGTATAAGTTCCCTCAACTGCTAGAGGCGTTTGAGTTGAAATATATTGAGAAGTAACCTGAGAATCTGAACTATCTAAAAGTGCATCTCTCGATAGATAAACTCTATCATACCAATCCGCAGTAGCAATAGCTTTTCCTTGATTTTTGACTGTCCAAGATAAATCAATGGTACTCCCTAAACTGGTTTGACTGGGAGCCGAATAAGCAGAGACTATTAAATCCGCTCCATTAATCGTAATGGGAACCGCTAAAACATTGTTAGTTTCATCTATCTCACCTTGATAATTATTCTGATCAGCAATGAAAAGTAAATAGCGATCGCCAACTACATTAGAAGGAAGAGTAACACTGCGGTTAATCGTGTAAGTTCCATTAGCAGCTAGGGGAGTTTGACTGTCGATATACTGGTCAGTCAGATAGTAATCTGAACTATCGTAAGTCGCATCATTAGATAGATAAACATTATCGTACCAATCCGCAGTAGCAATAGCTTTTCCTTGATTTTTGACTGTCCAAGATAAATCAATGGTACTCCCTAAACTGGTTTGACTGGGAGCCGAATAAGCAGAGACTATTAAATCCGCTCCATTAATCGTAATGGGAACCGCTAAAACATTGTTAGTTTCATCTATCTCACCTTGATAATTATTCTGATCAGCAATGAAAAGTAAATAGCGATCGCCAACTACATTAGAAGGAAGAGTAACACTGCGGTTAATCGTGTAAGTTCCATTAGCAGCTAGGGGAGTTTGACTGTCGATATACTGGTCAGTCAGATAGTAATCTGAACTATCGTAAGTCGCATCATTAGATAGATAAACATTATCGTACCAATTGGCATTTGCTGCTACTGTTCCCTGATTTTTGACAGTCCAAGAAACTTGAAAACTACTTCCCGCATTAACGGTACGCGGCGTTTCGGTTGCGGAGATCGCGAGATCGGGAC
Encoded here:
- a CDS encoding CARDB domain-containing protein → MDRIDDRDATDPIQALSLPSSELSSLSLTGQEPTVGMSDEDPLLSAMSLATVPLPDLVVTDLSAPPVRRADTNIFPVSWTIANQGTGATTSREWIDGFYLSTDAVFSPDSDTSPIGYYRQKSLGAGESYTWSGLKVDLYGLTPGKYYLFLAVDRWYGELDNVQGESEETNNVSAPVPIEILPPANTDLVVSDIYITEPPDSGGFVGISWTVTNQGTEIATGGWWDSVYLSRDEVYDDQDQYLTDAFIDSQTALASNGSYSTQQTVYLPNDLGDLSDYYLIVATDLENSQSENNNNNNTKAIPLISRERSDLIVASITAPDQANIGDTIDVSWVVQNQGTGTAIGSPDYYYYDGLNYWWDNVYLSSDHILDDSDRLLESLYISNQPPLAPGLEYGTGATVNLPDDLSGNYFLIASADDYNLERESDENNNTLARPISITNDRPDLAISATETPRTVNAGSSFQVSWTVKNQGTVAANANWYDNVYLSNDATYDSSDYYLTDQYIDSQTPLAANGTYTINRSVTLPSNVVGDRYLLFIADQNNYQGEIDETNNVLAVPITINGADLIVSAYSAPSQTSLGSTIDLSWTVKNQGKAIATADWYDNVYLSNDATYDSSDYYLTDQYIDSQTPLAANGTYTINRSVTLPSNVVGDRYLLFIADQNNYQGEIDETNNVLAVPITINGADLIVSAYSAPSQTSLGSTIDLSWTVKNQGKAIATADWYDRVYLSRDALLDSSDSQVTSQYISTQTPLAVEGTYTINRSLTLSNSLPAGQLYLIFATDRDNYQLETSETNNILAVPITIAGPDLILSAATAPDSAVLSSNINVSWTVTNQGTISANAGWSDHIYVSSNPLYDSSDIYVNSFYRNNSLTANLSYSQNQTITLPANSGIGDRYLLFVTDRDKSQGETDDNNNVKAVPIKLSAPDLKIVSATAPSTAILNQNINVSWTVKNSGTVNAPANWYDYVYVSNDDKWDTYDLQVGDGSQYIDSQTPLAADGTYNISKNITIPTNAATGNRYLIFYADRNNNQGETDESNNTFVVPITLDAPDLIISEVTAPQTGIVGGQIQVTWKVTNQGTVDAPTDWYDDVYLSSDQWLNYSYYYYSDDIFLGRESITTQTPLAPNGSYSITKTFTLPNTGIYYNNLLENSYLIFATDRGSQQGETNENNNLKVVPITLQKPDLLVTDATAPIQADNGSTISVSWTVKNQGTVPANADWYDTVLLSQDNQLGNDTYLNQEYISTQTPLAADGSYTINRNLTLPSSSSFSGDGYLLFVTDYGYNYYNYYGQYQQAETNENNNVKAVAITLGVPDLTVASFTAPNTAILGSTVNVAWTVKNQGNVSAKADWYDKIYISDDQILGGTDTLVTEELIYSQTPLAANGSYTINKDIFLPSTATGNRYLLLVTDGSSNQGETNENNNVKAIPITLTAPDLIVSDVTAPTQASSGGMMDVSWKVTNQGNVEAPADWQDYVYLSDDQNLDYSDTLVTSESIATQTPLAAGGSYTINKNITLPNRPSGNYYLLFATDRNDKQGETNNNNNVKAVPISIGIPDLTITNATAPQRASAGETITLSWTVKNQGTTPANANWYDYVYVSSDQVVDSSDISIVSEYIDSQTPLAADGSYTATRNITLPNNAALVGDRYLIFVTDGNQNQPETSEGNNRLIIPINFSASDLTITNVTAPNTAVVGSNINVSWTVKNQGNGAANGNWYDYIYVSNDASLDNSYQISKSMTDIHARMLAKPAFVVTRIKKNGILLVIFSHLR